Proteins encoded in a region of the Sander lucioperca isolate FBNREF2018 chromosome 4, SLUC_FBN_1.2, whole genome shotgun sequence genome:
- the LOC116058482 gene encoding E3 ubiquitin-protein ligase TRIM39-like isoform X4 codes for MTAVDLFNTLEDLKEEEFKKFKWCLQQQNSLEGYQSIKVSKLENAERQDTVDVMVKTYQLQGALKVTTKVLEKINRNDLVQSLPDTSSGPEVMVAASNVPSREEVSKPGEVPCDVCTGTKLKALKSCLVCLASYCETHLEPHLTMSGLKRHQLIDPVENLEGRMCTKHDKPLELFCKTDQTCVCMLCPVIDHKTHYVVPLKEEYEGKKVELRKTEAEIQKMIQKRRLKIQEVKHSVDLSEEDADREIAEGVQVFTSLKESVERGLNELINTIKEKQKTTEKQAEAFIKELEQEISELKKRSTEVEQVLRSEDHLHLLQSVQSLNIQQPPPTKDWTEFSVRPSSYEGTVVKAVVQLEETLSKEMKKLLEAELKRVQQYAVDVTLDPDTAHPDLILSDDGKQVNDGDVWKNLPDNPERFCYLPFVLGKQSFSSGRFYFEVQVKEKTKWTLGVARESINRKGDITLSTEDGYWTIWLRNGNEYNALADPRVLLSLKSQPQKVGVFVDYEEGLVSFYDVDAAALIYSFTGCSFTEKLFPFFHPSSNDGGKNSAPLIISPVRVN; via the exons ATGACGGCAGTGGACCTTTTCAACACTTTGGAGGATTTAAAAGAAGAGGAATTTAAGAAATTCAAATGGTGTCTGCAGCAGCAAAACAGCCTGGAAGGCTACCAAAGCATTAAAGTGTCCAAGTTGGAGAACGCAGAAAGGCAGGACACGGTGGATGTGATGGTGAAAACCTATCAACTTCAAGGAGCTCTGAAGGTGACCACAAAGGTTTTAGAGAAAATCAACAGGAATGATCTGGTCCAGAGTCTGCCAGACACCAGCTCAGGACCAGAAG TTATGGTTGCTGCCAGCAATGTGCCATCTAGAGAAGAAGTGtccaaaccaggagaagttccctgtgacgtctgcactggaaccaaactgaaggccctgaagtcctgcctggtgtgtctggcctcctactgtgagactcacctggagcctcatctGACAATGTCAGGTCTGAAAAGACATCAGCTGATCGACCCTGTGGAGAACCTGGAAGGCAGGATGTGTACGAAACATGATAAACCTCTGGAGCTGTTCTGTAAGACCGACCAGACATGTGTCTGCATGCTCTGCCCTGTTATAGACCACAAGACGCATTATGTTGTTCCTCTGAAAGAAGAATATGAAGGAAAGAAGGTTGAGCTGCGGAAGACAGAGGCTGAAATTCAGAagatgatccagaagagacgACTGAAGATTCAGGAGGTCAAACACTCAGTCGACCTCAGTGAggaagatgcagacagagagatagcagaaggtgttcaggtcttcacTTCTCTGAAGGAGTCTGTTGAGAGAGGCCTGAATGAGCTCATCAACACgatcaaagagaagcagaaaacaacagaaaaacaggccgaagctttcatcaaagagctggaacaggaaatctctgagctgaagaagagaagcactgaggtggagcaggtgttacgctctgaagaccacctccatcttctccagagTGTCCAGTCCCTAAACATCCAACAACCTCCACCCACCAAGGACTGGACAGAGTTCAGCGTCCGTCCATCATCATATGAGGGGACTGTGGTGAAAGCTGTGGTTCAGCTGGAGGAGACACTCAGTAAagagatgaagaagctgcttgaAGCCGAGCTGAAGAGGGTCCAGCAGTATGCAGTGGATGTGACTCTTGATCCTGATACAGCACATCCTGAtctcatcctgtctgatgatGGGAAACAAGTGAATGATGGCGATGTGTGGAAGAATCTCCCAGACaacccagagagattttgtTATT tgccttt TGTTTTAGGAAAGCAGAGTTTCTCTTCAGGCAGATTTTACTTTGAGGTTCAAgttaaagaaaaaactaaatggaCTTTAGGAGTGGCCAGAGAGTCGATCAACAGAAAGGGAGACATCACACTGAGCACTGAGGATG GTTACTGGACTATATGGTTGAGAAATGGAAATGAGTACAACGCTCTAGCTGACCCTCgtgtccttctctctctgaagtctcagcctcagaaggtgggggtgtttgtggattatgaggagggtctggtctccttttatgacgtagatgctgcagctcttatctactcctttactggctgctccttcactgagaaactcttccCATTCTTCCATCCTAGTAGTAATGATGGTGGTAAAAACTCTGCCCCTCtgatcatctctcctgtcagaGTAAATTAA
- the LOC116058482 gene encoding E3 ubiquitin-protein ligase TRIM21-like isoform X1: MTAVDLFNTLEDLKEEEFKKFKWCLQQQNSLEGYQSIKVSKLENAERQDTVDVMVKTYQLQGALKVTTKVLEKINRNDLVQSLPDTSSGPEDMAAANYLQSEDQFLCSICLDVFTDPVSTPCGHNFCKNCITEHWNTNDQYLCPLCKEGFTTRPDLMVNTLFSEMVAQFRQSAQQKASSSSSEQQVSKPGEVPCDVCTGTKLKALKSCLVCLVSYCETHLEPHLTTSGLKRHQLIDPVENLEGRMCTKHNKLLELFCKTDQTCVCMLCSVLDHKTHDVVLLTEGYEGKKAGLGKTGTEIQQMIQKRRLKIQEVKHSVDLSEEDADREIAEGVQVFTSLKESVERGLNELINTIKEKQKTREKQAEAFIKELEQEISELMKRSTEVEQVLRSEDHLHLLQSVRSLNIQQPPPTKDWTEVSVHPSSYEGTVVKAVVQLEETLVKQMKKLLEAELKRVQQYAVDVTLDPDTAHHGLILSDDGKQMNLGDVRKNLPDNPERFSHHNFVLGKQSFSSGRFHFEVQVKGKTKWTLGVVRESINRKGRITLSPQKGYWTIWLRNGNEYNALADPRVLLSLKSQPQKVGVFVDYEEGLVSFYDVDAAALIYSFTGCSFTEKLFPFFHPSSNDGGKNSAPLIISPVRVN; the protein is encoded by the exons ATGACGGCAGTGGACCTTTTCAACACTTTGGAGGATTTAAAAGAAGAGGAATTTAAGAAATTCAAATGGTGTCTGCAGCAGCAAAACAGCCTGGAAGGCTACCAAAGCATTAAAGTGTCCAAGTTGGAGAACGCAGAAAGGCAGGACACGGTGGATGTGATGGTGAAAACCTATCAACTTCAAGGAGCTCTGAAGGTGACCACAAAGGTTTTAGAGAAAATCAACAGGAATGATCTGGTCCAGAGTCTGCCAGACACCAGCTCAGGACCAGAAG ATATGGCTGCTGCAAACTATCTGCAATCTGaagatcagtttctgtgctccatctgtctggatgtgttcactgatccTGTCAGCACACCATGTGGTCACAACTTCTGCAAGAACTGCATCACTGAACACTGGAATACTAATGACCAGTACCTGTGTCCCCTGTGTAAGGAGGGTTTTACCACAAGACCTGATTTGATGGTCAACACTTTGTTCTCTGAGATGGTTGCTCAGTTCAGACAGTCAGCTCAACagaaagccagcagcagcagctcagagcaacaagtgtccaaaccaggagaagttcccTGTGACGTCTGCACTGGAACCAAACTGAAGGCCCTGAAGTCCTGCCTTGTGTGTCTGGTTTCCTACTGTGAGActcacctggagcctcatctGACAACGTCAGGCCTGAAAAGACATCAGCTGATCGACCCTGTGGAGAACCTGGAAGGCAGGATGTGTACGAAGCACAATAAACTTCTGGAGCTGTTCTGTAAGACCGACCAGACATGTGTCTGCATGCTCTGCTCTGTTTTAGATCACAAGACACATGATGTTGTTCTTCTGACAGAAGGATATGAAGGAAAGAAGGCAGGGCTGGGGAAGACAGGGACTGAAATTcagcagatgatccagaagagacgACTGAAGATTCAGGAGGTCAAACACTCAGTCGACCTCAGTGAggaagatgcagacagagagatagcagaaggtgttcaggtcttcacTTCTCTGAAGGAGTCTGTTGAGAGAGGCCTGAATGAGCTCATCAACACgatcaaagagaagcagaaaacaagagaaaaacaggccgaagctttcatcaaagagctggaacaggaaatctctgagctgatgaagagaagcactgaggtggagcaggtgttacgctctgaagaccacctccatcttctccagagTGTCCGGTCCCTAAACATCCAACAACCTCCACCCACCAAGGACTGGACAGAGGTCAGCGTCCATCCATCATCATATGAGGGGACTGTGGTGAAAGCTGTGGTTCAGCTGGAGGAGACACTCGTTAAAcagatgaagaagctgcttgaAGCCGAGCTGAAGAGAGTCCAGCAGTATGCAGTGGATGTGACTCTTGATCCTGATACAGCACATCATGGtctcatcctgtctgatgatGGGAAACAAATGAATCTTGGTGATGTCAGGAAGAATCTCCCAGACAACCCAGAGAGATTTTCCCATCACAATTTTGTATTAGGAAAGCAGAGTTTCTCTTCAGGCAGATTTCACTTTGAGGTTCAAGTTAAAGGAAAGACTAAATGGACTTTAGGAGTGGTCAGAGAGTCGATCAACAGGAAGGGAAGAATCACACTTAGTCCGCAGAAAGGTTACTGGACTATATGGTTGAGAAATGGAAATGAGTACAACGCTCTAGCTGACCCTCgtgtccttctctctctgaagtctcagcctcagaaggtgggggtgtttgtggattatgaggagggtctggtctccttttatgacgtagatgctgcagctcttatctactcctttactggctgctccttcactgagaaactcttccCATTCTTCCATCCTAGTAGTAATGATGGTGGTAAAAACTCTGCCCCTCtgatcatctctcctgtcagaGTAAATTAA
- the LOC116058482 gene encoding E3 ubiquitin-protein ligase TRIM39-like isoform X3 — MTAVDLFNTLEDLKEEEFKKFKWCLQQQNSLEGYQSIKVSKLENAERQDTVDVMVKTYQLQGALKVTTKVLEKINRNDLVQSLPDTSSGPEVMVAASNVPSREEVSKPGEVPCDVCTGTKLKALKSCLVCLASYCETHLEPHLTMSGLKRHQLIDPVENLEGRMCTKHDKPLELFCKTDQTCVCMLCPVIDHKTHYVVPLKEEYEGKKVELRKTEAEIQKMIQKRRLKIQEVKHSVDLSEEDADREIAEGVQVFTSLKESVERGLNELINTIKEKQKTTEKQAEAFIKELEQEISELKKRSTEVEQVLRSEDHLHLLQSVQSLNIQQPPPTKDWTEFSVRPSSYEGTVVKAVVQLEETLSKEMKKLLEAELKRVQQYAVDVTLDPDTAHPELILSHDGKQMNHCDVWKTVPNSKKRFSYRTSVLGKQSFSSGRFYFEVQVKEKTKWTLGVARESINRKGDITLSTEDGYWTIWLRNGNEYNALADPRVLLSLKSQPQKVGVFVDYEEGLVSFYDVDAAALIYSFTGCSFTEKLFPFFHPSSNDGGKNSAPLIISPVRVN, encoded by the exons ATGACGGCAGTGGACCTTTTCAACACTTTGGAGGATTTAAAAGAAGAGGAATTTAAGAAATTCAAATGGTGTCTGCAGCAGCAAAACAGCCTGGAAGGCTACCAAAGCATTAAAGTGTCCAAGTTGGAGAACGCAGAAAGGCAGGACACGGTGGATGTGATGGTGAAAACCTATCAACTTCAAGGAGCTCTGAAGGTGACCACAAAGGTTTTAGAGAAAATCAACAGGAATGATCTGGTCCAGAGTCTGCCAGACACCAGCTCAGGACCAGAAG TTATGGTTGCTGCCAGCAATGTGCCATCTAGAGAAGAAGTGtccaaaccaggagaagttccctgtgacgtctgcactggaaccaaactgaaggccctgaagtcctgcctggtgtgtctggcctcctactgtgagactcacctggagcctcatctGACAATGTCAGGTCTGAAAAGACATCAGCTGATCGACCCTGTGGAGAACCTGGAAGGCAGGATGTGTACGAAACATGATAAACCTCTGGAGCTGTTCTGTAAGACCGACCAGACATGTGTCTGCATGCTCTGCCCTGTTATAGACCACAAGACGCATTATGTTGTTCCTCTGAAAGAAGAATATGAAGGAAAGAAGGTTGAGCTGCGGAAGACAGAGGCTGAAATTCAGAagatgatccagaagagacgACTGAAGATTCAGGAGGTCAAACACTCAGTCGACCTCAGTGAggaagatgcagacagagagatagcagaaggtgttcaggtcttcacTTCTCTGAAGGAGTCTGTTGAGAGAGGCCTGAATGAGCTCATCAACACgatcaaagagaagcagaaaacaacagaaaaacaggccgaagctttcatcaaagagctggaacaggaaatctctgagctgaagaagagaagcactgaggtggagcaggtgttacgctctgaagaccacctccatcttctccagagTGTCCAGTCCCTAAACATCCAACAACCTCCACCCACCAAGGACTGGACAGAGTTCAGCGTCCGTCCATCATCATATGAGGGGACTGTGGTGAAAGCTGTGGTTCAGCTGGAGGAGACACTCAGTAAagagatgaagaagctgcttgaAGCCGAGCTGAAGAGGGTCCAGCAGTATGCAGTGGAT GTGACTCTTGATCCTGATACAGCACATCCTGAACTCATCCTGTCTCATGATGGGAAACAAATGAATCATTGTGATGTATGGAAGACAGTTCCAAACAGCAAAAAGCGATTTTCTTATCGTACTAGTGTTTTAGGAAAGCAGAGTTTCTCTTCAGGCAGATTTTACTTTGAGGTTCAAgttaaagaaaaaactaaatggaCTTTAGGAGTGGCCAGAGAGTCGATCAACAGAAAGGGAGACATCACACTGAGCACTGAGGATG GTTACTGGACTATATGGTTGAGAAATGGAAATGAGTACAACGCTCTAGCTGACCCTCgtgtccttctctctctgaagtctcagcctcagaaggtgggggtgtttgtggattatgaggagggtctggtctccttttatgacgtagatgctgcagctcttatctactcctttactggctgctccttcactgagaaactcttccCATTCTTCCATCCTAGTAGTAATGATGGTGGTAAAAACTCTGCCCCTCtgatcatctctcctgtcagaGTAAATTAA
- the LOC116058482 gene encoding E3 ubiquitin-protein ligase TRIM21-like isoform X2 produces MTAVDLFNTLEDLKEEEFKKFKWCLQQQNSLEGYQSIKVSKLENAERQDTVDVMVKTYQLQGALKVTTKVLEKINRNDLVQSLPDTSSGPEVMVAASNVPSREEVSKPGEVPCDVCTGTKLKALKSCLVCLASYCETHLEPHLTMSGLKRHQLIDPVENLEGRMCTKHDKPLELFCKTDQTCVCMLCPVIDHKTHYVVPLKEEYEGKKVELRKTEAEIQKMIQKRRLKIQEVKHSVDLSEEDADREIAEGVQVFTSLKESVERGLNELINTIKEKQKTTEKQAEAFIKELEQEISELKKRSTEVEQVLRSEDHLHLLQSVQSLNIQQPPPTKDWTEFSVRPSSYEGTVVKAVVQLEETLSKEMKKLLEAELKRVQQYAVDVTLDPDTAHPELILSHDGKQMNHCDVWKTVPNSKKRFSYRTSVLGKQSFSSGRFYFEVQVKEKTKWTLGVARESINRKGDITLSTEDGYWTIWLRNGKEYKACAVPPVVLSLKSPPQKVGVFVDYEEGLVSFYDVDAAALIYSFTGCSFTEKLFPFFHPGNNERGTNSAPLIISPVRVN; encoded by the exons ATGACGGCAGTGGACCTTTTCAACACTTTGGAGGATTTAAAAGAAGAGGAATTTAAGAAATTCAAATGGTGTCTGCAGCAGCAAAACAGCCTGGAAGGCTACCAAAGCATTAAAGTGTCCAAGTTGGAGAACGCAGAAAGGCAGGACACGGTGGATGTGATGGTGAAAACCTATCAACTTCAAGGAGCTCTGAAGGTGACCACAAAGGTTTTAGAGAAAATCAACAGGAATGATCTGGTCCAGAGTCTGCCAGACACCAGCTCAGGACCAGAAG TTATGGTTGCTGCCAGCAATGTGCCATCTAGAGAAGAAGTGtccaaaccaggagaagttccctgtgacgtctgcactggaaccaaactgaaggccctgaagtcctgcctggtgtgtctggcctcctactgtgagactcacctggagcctcatctGACAATGTCAGGTCTGAAAAGACATCAGCTGATCGACCCTGTGGAGAACCTGGAAGGCAGGATGTGTACGAAACATGATAAACCTCTGGAGCTGTTCTGTAAGACCGACCAGACATGTGTCTGCATGCTCTGCCCTGTTATAGACCACAAGACGCATTATGTTGTTCCTCTGAAAGAAGAATATGAAGGAAAGAAGGTTGAGCTGCGGAAGACAGAGGCTGAAATTCAGAagatgatccagaagagacgACTGAAGATTCAGGAGGTCAAACACTCAGTCGACCTCAGTGAggaagatgcagacagagagatagcagaaggtgttcaggtcttcacTTCTCTGAAGGAGTCTGTTGAGAGAGGCCTGAATGAGCTCATCAACACgatcaaagagaagcagaaaacaacagaaaaacaggccgaagctttcatcaaagagctggaacaggaaatctctgagctgaagaagagaagcactgaggtggagcaggtgttacgctctgaagaccacctccatcttctccagagTGTCCAGTCCCTAAACATCCAACAACCTCCACCCACCAAGGACTGGACAGAGTTCAGCGTCCGTCCATCATCATATGAGGGGACTGTGGTGAAAGCTGTGGTTCAGCTGGAGGAGACACTCAGTAAagagatgaagaagctgcttgaAGCCGAGCTGAAGAGGGTCCAGCAGTATGCAGTGGAT GTGACTCTTGATCCTGATACAGCACATCCTGAACTCATCCTGTCTCATGATGGGAAACAAATGAATCATTGTGATGTATGGAAGACAGTTCCAAACAGCAAAAAGCGATTTTCTTATCGTACTAGTGTTTTAGGAAAGCAGAGTTTCTCTTCAGGCAGATTTTACTTTGAGGTTCAAgttaaagaaaaaactaaatggaCTTTAGGAGTGGCCAGAGAGTCGATCAACAGAAAGGGAGACATCACACTGAGCACTGAGGATGGTTATTGGACGATATGGTTGAGAAATGGAAAAGAGTACAAAGCTTGTGCTGTCCCTCCAGTTGTTCTCTCTCTGAAGTCTCCTcctcagaaggtgggggtgtttgtggattatgaggagggtctggtctccttttatgacgtagatgctgcagctcttatctactcctttactggctgctccttcactgagaaactcttccCATTCTTCCATCCTGGTAATAATGAACGTGGTACAAACTCTGCCCCTCtgatcatctctcctgtcagagtaaactaa
- the LOC116058482 gene encoding E3 ubiquitin-protein ligase TRIM21-like isoform X5, translated as MTAVDLFNTLEDLKEEEFKKFKWCLQQQNSLEGYQSIKVSKLENAERQDTVDVMVKTYQLQGALKVTTKVLEKINRNDLVQSLPDTSSGPEVMVAASNVPSREEVSKPGEVPCDVCTGTKLKALKSCLVCLASYCETHLEPHLTMSGLKRHQLIDPVENLEGRMCTKHDKPLELFCKTDQTCVCMLCPVIDHKTHYVVPLKEEYEGKKVELRKTEAEIQKMIQKRRLKIQEVKHSVDLSEEDADREIAEGVQVFTSLKESVERGLNELINTIKEKQKTTEKQAEAFIKELEQEISELKKRSTEVEQVLRSEDHLHLLQSVQSLNIQQPPPTKDWTEFSVRPSSYEGTVVKAVVQLEETLSKEMKKLLEAELKRVQQYAVDVTLDPDTAHPDLILSDDGKQVNDGDVWKNLPDNPERFCYCASVLGKQSFFSGRFYFEVQVKGKTKWDLGVARESINRKEDIPLAPQNGYWTIWLRNRNEYKACAGPSVLLSLKSPPQKVGVFVDYEEGLVSFFDVDAAALIYSFTGCSFTEKLFPYFSPCNNEGGKNSAPLIISPVRVH; from the exons ATGACGGCAGTGGACCTTTTCAACACTTTGGAGGATTTAAAAGAAGAGGAATTTAAGAAATTCAAATGGTGTCTGCAGCAGCAAAACAGCCTGGAAGGCTACCAAAGCATTAAAGTGTCCAAGTTGGAGAACGCAGAAAGGCAGGACACGGTGGATGTGATGGTGAAAACCTATCAACTTCAAGGAGCTCTGAAGGTGACCACAAAGGTTTTAGAGAAAATCAACAGGAATGATCTGGTCCAGAGTCTGCCAGACACCAGCTCAGGACCAGAAG TTATGGTTGCTGCCAGCAATGTGCCATCTAGAGAAGAAGTGtccaaaccaggagaagttccctgtgacgtctgcactggaaccaaactgaaggccctgaagtcctgcctggtgtgtctggcctcctactgtgagactcacctggagcctcatctGACAATGTCAGGTCTGAAAAGACATCAGCTGATCGACCCTGTGGAGAACCTGGAAGGCAGGATGTGTACGAAACATGATAAACCTCTGGAGCTGTTCTGTAAGACCGACCAGACATGTGTCTGCATGCTCTGCCCTGTTATAGACCACAAGACGCATTATGTTGTTCCTCTGAAAGAAGAATATGAAGGAAAGAAGGTTGAGCTGCGGAAGACAGAGGCTGAAATTCAGAagatgatccagaagagacgACTGAAGATTCAGGAGGTCAAACACTCAGTCGACCTCAGTGAggaagatgcagacagagagatagcagaaggtgttcaggtcttcacTTCTCTGAAGGAGTCTGTTGAGAGAGGCCTGAATGAGCTCATCAACACgatcaaagagaagcagaaaacaacagaaaaacaggccgaagctttcatcaaagagctggaacaggaaatctctgagctgaagaagagaagcactgaggtggagcaggtgttacgctctgaagaccacctccatcttctccagagTGTCCAGTCCCTAAACATCCAACAACCTCCACCCACCAAGGACTGGACAGAGTTCAGCGTCCGTCCATCATCATATGAGGGGACTGTGGTGAAAGCTGTGGTTCAGCTGGAGGAGACACTCAGTAAagagatgaagaagctgcttgaAGCCGAGCTGAAGAGGGTCCAGCAGTATGCAGTGGATGTGACTCTTGATCCTGATACAGCACATCCTGAtctcatcctgtctgatgatGGGAAACAAGTGAATGATGGCGATGTGTGGAAGAATCTCCCAGACaacccagagagattttgtTATTGTGCTAGTGTTTTAGGAAAACAGAGTTTCTTTTCAGGCAGATTTTACTTTGAGGTTCAAGTTAAAGGAAAGACTAAATGGGATTTAGGAGTGGCCAGAGAGTCGATCAACAGGAAGGAAGACATCCCACTGGCACCTCAGAATGGTTACTGGACTATATGGTTGAGAAATAGAAATGAGTACAAAGCTTGTGCTGGCCCTtcagtccttctctctctgaagtctcctcctcagaaggtgggggtgtttgtggattatgaggagggtctggtctccttttTTGATGTAGATGCTGCAGCTCTTATCTACtcctttactggctgctccttcactgagaaactcttccCATACTTTAGTCCCTGTAATAATGAAGGTGGTAAAAACTCTGCCCCTCtgatcatctctcctgtcagaGTACACTAA
- the LOC116058482 gene encoding E3 ubiquitin-protein ligase TRIM21-like isoform X6, with translation MTAVDLFNTLEDLKEEEFKKFKWCLQQQNSLEGYQSIKVSKLENAERQDTVDVMVKTYQLQGALKVTTKVLEKINRNDLVQSLPDTSSGPEDMAAANYLQSEDQFLCSICLDVFTDPVSTPCGHNFCKNCITEHWNTNDQYLCPLCKEGFTTRPDLMVNTLFSEMVAQFRQSAQQKASSSSSEQQVSKPGEVPCDVCTGTKLKAGLGKTGTEIQQMIQKRRLKIQEVKHSVDLSEEDADREIAEGVQVFTSLKESVERGLNELINTIKEKQKTREKQAEAFIKELEQEISELMKRSTEVEQVLRSEDHLHLLQSVRSLNIQQPPPTKDWTEVSVHPSSYEGTVVKAVVQLEETLVKQMKKLLEAELKRVQQYAVDVTLDPDTAHHGLILSDDGKQMNLGDVRKNLPDNPERFSHHNFVLGKQSFSSGRFHFEVQVKGKTKWTLGVVRESINRKGRITLSPQKGYWTIWLRNGNEYNALADPRVLLSLKSQPQKVGVFVDYEEGLVSFYDVDAAALIYSFTGCSFTEKLFPFFHPSSNDGGKNSAPLIISPVRVN, from the exons ATGACGGCAGTGGACCTTTTCAACACTTTGGAGGATTTAAAAGAAGAGGAATTTAAGAAATTCAAATGGTGTCTGCAGCAGCAAAACAGCCTGGAAGGCTACCAAAGCATTAAAGTGTCCAAGTTGGAGAACGCAGAAAGGCAGGACACGGTGGATGTGATGGTGAAAACCTATCAACTTCAAGGAGCTCTGAAGGTGACCACAAAGGTTTTAGAGAAAATCAACAGGAATGATCTGGTCCAGAGTCTGCCAGACACCAGCTCAGGACCAGAAG ATATGGCTGCTGCAAACTATCTGCAATCTGaagatcagtttctgtgctccatctgtctggatgtgttcactgatccTGTCAGCACACCATGTGGTCACAACTTCTGCAAGAACTGCATCACTGAACACTGGAATACTAATGACCAGTACCTGTGTCCCCTGTGTAAGGAGGGTTTTACCACAAGACCTGATTTGATGGTCAACACTTTGTTCTCTGAGATGGTTGCTCAGTTCAGACAGTCAGCTCAACagaaagccagcagcagcagctcagagcaacaagtgtccaaaccaggagaagttcccTGTGACGTCTGCACTGGAACCAAACTGAAG GCAGGGCTGGGGAAGACAGGGACTGAAATTcagcagatgatccagaagagacgACTGAAGATTCAGGAGGTCAAACACTCAGTCGACCTCAGTGAggaagatgcagacagagagatagcagaaggtgttcaggtcttcacTTCTCTGAAGGAGTCTGTTGAGAGAGGCCTGAATGAGCTCATCAACACgatcaaagagaagcagaaaacaagagaaaaacaggccgaagctttcatcaaagagctggaacaggaaatctctgagctgatgaagagaagcactgaggtggagcaggtgttacgctctgaagaccacctccatcttctccagagTGTCCGGTCCCTAAACATCCAACAACCTCCACCCACCAAGGACTGGACAGAGGTCAGCGTCCATCCATCATCATATGAGGGGACTGTGGTGAAAGCTGTGGTTCAGCTGGAGGAGACACTCGTTAAAcagatgaagaagctgcttgaAGCCGAGCTGAAGAGAGTCCAGCAGTATGCAGTGGATGTGACTCTTGATCCTGATACAGCACATCATGGtctcatcctgtctgatgatGGGAAACAAATGAATCTTGGTGATGTCAGGAAGAATCTCCCAGACAACCCAGAGAGATTTTCCCATCACAATTTTGTATTAGGAAAGCAGAGTTTCTCTTCAGGCAGATTTCACTTTGAGGTTCAAGTTAAAGGAAAGACTAAATGGACTTTAGGAGTGGTCAGAGAGTCGATCAACAGGAAGGGAAGAATCACACTTAGTCCGCAGAAAGGTTACTGGACTATATGGTTGAGAAATGGAAATGAGTACAACGCTCTAGCTGACCCTCgtgtccttctctctctgaagtctcagcctcagaaggtgggggtgtttgtggattatgaggagggtctggtctccttttatgacgtagatgctgcagctcttatctactcctttactggctgctccttcactgagaaactcttccCATTCTTCCATCCTAGTAGTAATGATGGTGGTAAAAACTCTGCCCCTCtgatcatctctcctgtcagaGTAAATTAA